Below is a genomic region from Medicago truncatula cultivar Jemalong A17 chromosome 3, MtrunA17r5.0-ANR, whole genome shotgun sequence.
CCACTTTGAGAAATAgagtttgaaaaataattaagatgAATAATTTTACTCATGTTGTACAACATGAGGTAGTTTAGCTAATAATTCTATAtagttttttgtcaaaaaaattctaTACAGAGTTTATTgacgatttttttaaaatatacaagTTTATAACTTTTGTAGAATGTACAAGTTTATATTTCACcataatttcatgttttccttgatatcccttaaaataaaaagacgaaTGACAACATGTTTGACAACtaattgataaatatgaaatgacttgaaaatatattttaaattaatatttcatttgttttttttaaaggattcatTTGTTCCTTATTAATTATCgcttttgtaaaagaaaaaactatttaCTTGTCATAAGAAAAAAGTACAATACAACATTTGTTattaatttgttattgtttcatCAATAACTTAAGTATTTATTCTAAATATAGTAGAAATAGCTGAAATAAATTAATGACTAAGgatattaatgaaataaagaaaataatggtaccaaaagtttcaaaatttattgGTTGCTTTAATGTATGTAAAAACTCGGTCAAATTCGTCtctgaattttgcaaaatatctatttagttCCTGAATTTTACAGACGTCCATTAAAATGGTCCCTTCGTCCAAAAGTTCCGttagtgatgatgatgtttcctcttgcatgttgtgttgttatgtgcacgtgtcaacaaggcagctacgtgtacaaggactaaattgatggaaatggtaaaaattcgAGCTTTAACttttcaatgtaattttttCTATGTTTCCAATTGAACCCCTATATTACTTGTGTTGTCCTGGATCGATTTGAGACTTACTGTCAtaatttgaggactaatttgatggattttgttataatttaaggtctgatatgattgattttatttgcagagaattagtacaaggagatatggcatgagaggatcagtgatttcaaatgacatgcataaacaaacaccactGAGGGGTCATACTCCACAAAATTCAACTGCTCCTGGAGTTATTAgagttccaaatccaaattacgGGTCATCCACTTCTACTCAACcccaatacatggagtttatcccaactccaggatttccaaaagcattgatgcatgtttaaattatatttttggactagtttaattaatgctttttggacttgtttagtttatgtttttttggatatgtaatcacttaagaacatcaaatgatttgatgacttgatggttatataatgttattttttggctatgtaatatcttatgaacatcaaatatatgacttatgatggtatgcaaatgtctgtttttttataatcaaagtgtctgtcttttactttttactttgttcagcaaatgtatgcaTCAAAGATCACAATGATATCTGTTGTAAAAATCCAGGAcctatttgatggtatttttaCTAATTTGAGGATCGATATGATAGATATgtatataattcaaggaccaatttgattgaaattttttgacataaatgtttgattcattcattgacaacctcttttcattacaacattacatggaCTTGACACAATATAAtaacattttaaacaactcaatcaaacaaaatactcctatcaatatcttaatcaacctAAGTCCACTTCCTACACAATCAACTTTATCCATCAACCTTGCCCTCCAAACCTCTTCTCTCCCCCTATCCTTTGActtctccatcaaccttgcatttcttccatgaccagaaccattgtttttaaaataggctagttcttcagcttcatcaacccacacaaaaaatttacaattttcaccatcatcctatacaattaaaagacaaaatcaGTACTATTTAAACAAATCATTCACACATCACATAGCCATTGTTGACAGTGTTGGCTTTTCTTACAATACAAATTATAGGGCACCAACATTGAAGCTCTCTTACCTCATCATTGTAtatagagcttgaagatgaaacCGACTTTTTAAGTAATGTTGGGAATTCAAATTcacttaaataaattttattgtttgtataattatgaagaatttttaaaatgattgaaatttataaagtattttgtccaaattaaatttaaaatgacaTCTAAAAGTTAGGAATTTAAAATTTGTTCTTATATtgattcttataattttttcaaactttGCAAGTTTGtccaatatttttcaaaattttcaaattggggcaaatacaaaaaacacaaattgatacctaaacttttaaaaatatgaaaacttgcccgtaaagttttaaaaaattgtgaattgctccttgtttttcaaatttcaaatttgaccCAAAACTTTTACATTTGTAAAAGTAgctaaaaaatgtttaaaatgaaattttgttcactctattcaaacaaaaacttttagaaataaagaaaaaaattcaattgaatcatttgaattgtttaaaattttcaattcccCAATTCAAATACATTATTAggcacttttttgtttttgtttcagaAAAAACACTCTCTTTTACAAGAAGTAAAAACACTCTTAGACACTTTGTTAACAATGACAATGACAGTTCATTTATTGCTTGACAAAATCACAATATAAATGCTATTGAAACACAACAATATCAAAACCAATGGTCATCTAAACATATGCCAAGACTATTTAGTCTAATTTCAACTTTGATAAAtcaatccctcaaaaaaaaaaaaaaaaaaaaactttgataaaTCAAACCCAACACAAAGTTGACATATTTGTAGTCCAACTTTATGATATTAGAAAAACTCAATTTCCATTAGATAATAAAACACAATGATAAAACTCATGACCATTTGACATAAACGAAATGATAATGGTTTGAATTTCCAATGGCAACAAACAAAGAATGTCAAGCTGTTGTAGGAAGCAATGAGGAAGATCAAAatgtcaaaacaaaacaaaacaaacaacccaaccaaaatatttgaattcattAGTAGAAGGGTACCAATGAAAATACTATCCATCCCCCATAGTCCAAATCTAGACCCATTAAAAGCATCCTTATCAAATTAACGACCAAAATTCTACCTCTCAACaccaagaaagaaaagaaaaacaaaggcgGTGATAGATTTATCCAACCAATTATACCCAATTTGCAAGAACCTTCAACCCATATATATCCATCTTTTTCTGTCTCATATGTAACCATGTGGACCCACTTTGTTACCAGCGGCGCCATTAGTCTTCTTTACTTAATTTCCAATTCACCCACCACTTTCTCATTCTCTTtccatattttcttcttttattttttaattaataataataaataaaggcAAATCTCAAATTCTATAACTTCACACTCTTTGGCCTTACCTCATCTCTTCTCTATTCTTCTCAAACCAGCTTATTTTATTGCAACTATTACCATCACTTACAATATATTATCcttttaaaatccaaacaaaCCCTTGGGAtcaataaacaaaagaaaattgatttgtaATGAAAGGAGAATACGTAGAGCAACATTCTTCAAATCCCAACAAAGGAAATGAAACACCACCACCTTCTTTACTATTCTCAAAGCCATTTCACCCTTTTCAACTTTCTCATCATGAATGTCAACCAATCGGTGAAGATGATAACAACAACACCAGCGGCGGCGTTGCTACCACTCAGAAACCTAACACCTCCGGCGACGGTGCAACTATCGAGGTTTCTAGACGGCCGAGAGGACGTCCACCTGGCtcaaaaaacaaaccaaaaccaCCTATTATCATCACAAGGGATCCAGAAACTGTGATGAGTCCTTTTATTCTAGATATTTCTGGTGGAaatgatgttgttgaagctATTTCAGAGTTTAGTCGTCGTAAGAATATTGGTTTATGTGTTTTAACTGGTTCAGGAACTGTTGCTAATGTTACTCTTCGTCAACCTTCAACTACACCAGGAACCACCGTTACTTTTCACGGCCGTTTTGATATTCTTTCTATAACTGCCACTTTTGTTCCTCAACAACACGGTGTTTCTCCGGCGATTCCGAGTAACTTCTCGATCTCTCTTGCTGGACCTCAAGGACAGATTGTTGGAGGAATTGTTGCTGGAAATTTGATAGCTGCAGGGACGGTGTTTGTGATTGCTTCTTCGTTTAATAATCCGTCGTATCATAGGTTGCCgttggaagaagatgaaggtggAAACTCGGTGTCTGGTGGTGGTGAAGGAAACTCGCAGAATGTTTCCGGTGCGGTGGACAGTGGACAAGGTCagggtggtggtggtgagtCGTGTGGGATGTCGATGTACAACTGTCATTTGCCGTCGTCGGATGTGATTTGGGCTCCGTCTGCTAGACCACCACCACCTTACTGATATCATCATCATTCACATTTTCATAAACTTTGTTGCAAAATCTTTTCTGTTATGCTGGtttttttgtctctattttTATTATGGTTATCtctgtttaattattattattatatttataattagtAGCTTTGTTTAGTTTGTGAACAGAAATTAACAAGACTAGCTTAGTATGGTAGTTATATGTAGCTAGCTAGGTTGGTTTATTTTCATTGACATATCATTTGTTGCGTTGTTCATCATGTATTAGTATTAATCTTTTTACTTTATTAACTAGTTCTACTTTGTGTGGGTTTGTATGATTAATTAATGTGTTTTTGACGAAGTGGTAACTAAAGCTGAAGCATGTTTTCAAAGAAAAGGAAACTCAGAAATGGGTTAATGTTGGTTAGGCTTTCTCTATTAACATTTAGAATAGGCCTTTATTTGTGCAGAAATGAGTAGTATATGTTTTTATGAAGAATGAACATCATAATGTATATGCTGGTTTTATCTGGTGGACATTTTGTGTCTGAAATTGCAGCAGCTCATTTATTTCTATTGAATGTGGTCAAATTAAATTGCTGAGATTGTGTTGACTGGTGATTAGTGATGATTTTTACTAAGTTCTCTTTGCTAaacttatactccctccgttcatGTATCTAAGCCTTCATTCGAGTTTAATTTTGTCTCTAAATGTaaactcattttaaaattattaaaaacatttattatttttcttaaatatacatctaattaatactactaatttatcttgaaatttaaaaagtcaaatttaatacacatttAGATTATTGAGAATGTGTTTGGCATATTTTGGAGGTTTGGTTATCGTGATGACACTGCATTTTACAAGAGAAatgatttttgacaaaaaaaaaataaaaaaatcactcatCTCATAAGTAGAAGCTCATTAATTACTTCCTCTGCCTTTGATCATAAGATCCACTTTGATAAtcctttaaaaatataagttgttCTTGAACCCAAAAACGTTTCAAGTGTATCAATGACTTCTTTTGAAGATCTATGTTAAACTTTTACTATAATTAAAGAAcataaatttgtttgtttcttcatTTATATCATCAAGTATTAATTGTTGAGGCATTTACCGAAAAGTAATACAAACATTCTCCTAATTATTTGTCAGAACAGTTTTATAATAAAAAGGAGAGAAAAGACATTAGGTGTCCTTAATCACAAATAAGACTAtggctgaattgaagcaagttTTGTGAGAACAAAAATGTGTCCCTTATTCAAGGGGAGACTTTCTTTTCAAGGTAACATTAATTTTGAGTAAtaatatttaacctatgttTGATATTAAGGTGAATAGCATGTCATATCAGAATCACggtaatttaatatatttttttaaaaactacacTTTGTGCTTCTGCAAAAATATGGTGGTCACTGTCATTCTAATGTACATATTGTGATATCAATCAAACATacatttaaacattttaaattataaataaaaaaattatatttgtaaaattattttatgacaacttttgtaacaATATATACATTATCTCTCTAATGCTTTAATTTTCATGTCCATATCTATTTTCTCTTTATAAAATTACTTTATTTCATAAATTATCAATCAAATAGTTGTTTAAATTAGACACGACCAACACTACTTCATCAACCTAATAAGTTTGTCTACAAATTGAAGTGTCCGAAGAAAGATGATAACATAAGTATAAGATGGAATGCAAACGGTGTTGCTGCTTTGAAGACCGAGAATATGCGTAGAGTGTGCAGTAGTACTAGCTAGCTAGCTATACATGTGAATGTGATATAGGCCTGCTCATTGGATGACGATAACAAAGCTGCTATCTAGCTATGTGGCTATGATCtgatatttctattttcaaagtaCGTACGTATGGTTTCTTGAATTAGATAAAGTACTTAAGAACGTGACTAGCTAGGGTTGTGATGGTGGTGCCTGCAGTATCTTTTCAGCGATGAAGAGATCTATCATCAAGAACAAATTCCACTTCTTCAAAGCTAGTCTTTCATTACTTTACTTTATACTATCTGATCACCTGATCTCTATATGTACTTTGTTTTTGTCTCTTTATCATACATcgacccccccccccccccctaatGCTGCTACTAGCTGCATCAACAACTTTATTAACGGTACAAATTGGCACCGATACGAGCATATATTATGTAGTGTTGGTGTATACATCATCACTAATGAAAACGAAAAAAATTGACATGGTTGGTAGATTTGGAATCATCCCATGATATATTATTGGTGAGCAAGTTTCAATGTTTTTTAAAGTTAGGTTGTTGCAATTTTTTGaagttattttattaaattggaGACTGAATTTGGAAACCTATAAAGGCATGATTTATATGGttgtttttactttgtttagTTGATGATGTAGTTGATTTATGTATGATTCAGAACCTTAATAAGGTAAGATCTCTCTAAACGGGAGATTGGTTAGTTGGTAGAGCATACACGATGACGATGAACAGACTCatctttaactatttaagtGAGTCTCAAATATAcaccattgatttttttttcacaccGTCTACTTATGGTGTATTTAGTTTAAAAGGGAAATTGTGAagagaaaatttaataaaagtttgaaaaaagataaagaggCAAAAAATACAGTAGATTTAATGGATTGtttgatatataataaaaagagaaaagaaataaaaaaaaaagagaagtgttgattatataaaaaatttcaaaaatatactCAAAATATAAATCTCATATCAAAGAAAAGTTGTGGCTTCTACATAATAAAACCATCATGAGAAAAGGGCATTGatgaaaataaaagtattaaatttctattttcttcatatttgAGCGgagaaactaaaaaattatgtgAGCCTTAGTCTCAGTTAATTTATTCTCTCTTCGctattttttatgcaaaacaacttactTACGCGCTTTCGTCTCTCCTAAATCGCTCATTCTAAACACATGCTTAAAGTCGAGCATAGTTCGGTGTGGACTTTGTCCATAGAAGATTATTAGGTtagttgaatttgaaaattcaagaACATACTCTAAGATTGCAAGCCAACACCACTAAACAAAAGCAACTGcgttaagaaaaatgttatataCATTTAGAACACATTAAAGTACAAAGTTTATGTAGTAATTTTGTCTAAAAAGTCGtgcatttaaatatttaaaagtatagatttctttttttcaatgcaatttttttttcagtttagtTCTTTAACATCTACCAATACAAGTTAACAAACCCCAATTTTAAGTAATTTTATTTAGGATGTGTTTGGATCGAGGGTTTAGCAGGAGAAGAGATGAGAgtgtttacttttcttttttaaattatgaactatataacatgtttttctaaaataaattaagtgtgattgaagtattatatgatcatttaacatattaatatgttactttttttagaaaaaaatatatttaatattgtccgtgatttaaaaattaaaagtaaatctTTCCCTCcattcccctcctaaacccttcATCCAAACAAACCCTTAGCGAACATCATCCCTCCAACTAACacccaaaaatatattaaatatatttgattttttaaaaagaataatttttcttttgaatcctTAAAGAGCACCTCAAAAACACTCGTTAACTAGACTTTAGTAATTCTATTAATAATCCTACATAATCGCATATCAacacatattttattattaaaaatgtaGAAACAGTAAAAGTAGAAGAGGTTTTAGTAAAACTTAACTTTTGTGTTTTTAACGTGTTTATATTAACTTTTGCAGTGAAAATATCACGTCTTAAGGTAAGCTAGACGTagaaattttaaaactaaaaaaacaagctttgtgaaaatgaaaaaattcacTATGATTCTTTAGAAATCACCGCTAAACCAAACAAACAATTATGAGGAATACTATGGACATTctcttttcaacatttttttcaaCATTCACTTTTTAATTGGCTGAAATCATGGTAGGTCTCACACTTTGGAAATGAGTTCCACTTAAAGTGATAGATCACACATTGGTTTAAgccaattaaaaaatgaatgttaataagaatattgaaaagaaagtaTTCCTAGTATTTCTCTAACACTTATTAATATTGGAGTACCGATTTGGTACTACGGCTTGTGGAGCCTCTCACATGGTCTTATAATGGTTTGgaatttctatttttgatgtcaTATGTACATTTCACATCACATCAGATACTCATTAATTAATCactctattcttttttttaattgttgttttaaaattatttatgcatATCAACATGTTGATATATCAAGTGTTAATAAAAGTTTCATTAACCGATCCTGTTGATATATATCAAAATGTTAgggattaaaattttaatagtgattaaaaagtgtgatttatttcttaaaaatggtgagttttttttaaggactataaataagatttttgatatttaaagggatcatttattaaattaaccaTAAAATATAATACCCgtattagaaaaagaaaaaaaaacggaaTTTAGATACAGAGGTcttaatcatatttcaattaGAATAAAGTACCAAAAGTACATTTTatcatcaaatattaaaaaaaaaaaaaaaaaagtatattgaaATCCTTCAATTTGTCGGGATATCTTAGAATCTCCTACAAATCAAACAAAGGACACCCCTCGTTCACCATGCTCAAAACAATATATTAGAGCGTGTGGGATCTTCCAAGATCGTTGCAACCACGTtaccaaatcaaaatattttcaaccCTTTTTGCGGAATGACACTGCTAAACCTAATGATTCATATGCTCcactttttttgttgattgtGCTGCTTTTCTGTCGGCCTGTGATTTGCGAAGAATTGTTACACAAGTTTTGTCCACTTTGTGTTTGCAGCACTATGCTTTTTTTTGCATACACACACATAATATTGTGATGCTATGGATTCAAAGATTGCTATAAGTACTTTAATTAGCCGCAAAAcaatataattcaataaaataGACCATATTGtcttaattaattcaatatGGATTGTTTTCATGATTGTATATTTTTGAGCTAGTATAAGGTAAGTAAGTCATGATGCTGCACTTTACTAGTTGCGGCACTTGTATACTTTTTACTAGACAAAGAATAGAAAAGGGACAAAAAAGATAACTGAAAGAAGGATGAAATTCTTTTCTTATGAATTGTGGATGATAGGGATATGTATCCAATATCAAATTTTGTTCTGCTAggcgatatatatatatatatatagagagagatagGTGTGGCCA
It encodes:
- the LOC11421410 gene encoding AT-hook motif nuclear-localized protein 17; this encodes MKGEYVEQHSSNPNKGNETPPPSLLFSKPFHPFQLSHHECQPIGEDDNNNTSGGVATTQKPNTSGDGATIEVSRRPRGRPPGSKNKPKPPIIITRDPETVMSPFILDISGGNDVVEAISEFSRRKNIGLCVLTGSGTVANVTLRQPSTTPGTTVTFHGRFDILSITATFVPQQHGVSPAIPSNFSISLAGPQGQIVGGIVAGNLIAAGTVFVIASSFNNPSYHRLPLEEDEGGNSVSGGGEGNSQNVSGAVDSGQGQGGGGESCGMSMYNCHLPSSDVIWAPSARPPPPY